TGGTCTTCCCAGGAGTAATCCTGTTGAGCACAGCAAGAGGCTCTCACAACCACAAAAAGGAGACTGGGACATGTTCCCAGGAAGAAGGGCTGGAGACCTCAGGATGCAGCAGAATTCAGTAGGTTTGCTCTGGGGGCGACTGCCACAAACCACAACATCCCTCATCAGGCAGCTTTTGGATGATTTTGACCATTGCCTCCGTGAAGGCAACACAAAGAAATCGGTAGCCCTTGGGGACAGAAGGTCACCAGtcacctccccctccccaaagctAGTGGGGCAGGTCCCCTCTCAGAGCTGAGCTTCCCCACTCAGGCACTTTGCAAAAGCGGCTGTGCTGGATCGGGGCTGCACGGGCACTCCGGCAACTGTCCACTCCCcaccaggagcagagcagagagaagatgAGCGGAGAGGAGAggtggcagcctgggctgctgcctgccaagAGAGCAGGAACCTCACCTGGACTCTGAATACCTGCGTCTGATCCTCATCACGCCGGGCAAAGTCCTGGTATCCAAAGTCAGGGTCCTGCATGTAGCACGCAAGGTTGGTGGCACCGGTGACTTCCCCGTCAGTATCTGCGAGAGGGGAGAGCCCCACAGATGGGTCAGAACGATGCTTAGCTGCCCTCTTCCCAGCCGCAGCAGGCGTCAAAAGCCGGGCCTTGCTGCACCACTTTGGGAAGCACCATTGTCTtcttcagcagcaccagcattCCAGGAGCCCCTCTCCAAACCAcacatcacagaaaacagaaggatAGACATGGGGGAGCAACGCCCAGGTGTGCCATACGAACTGCCACCCTGCACACCtccgtcccctcccctccctgcccctcacctTCCTCTCGGTCCTGCTGCGGCAGCCTCGTCTCCTCCCTGTCCTCGGTCTCCACGTGGATCCGCTGCACACGTTCCCGGAGGGAATCCAGCTCCATGCAGGAGTCCAGGGACTGCACAGACACAGGCGTAGAGGTGAGGGCAGCGATCCTGGCCACAGTCCCCGTCCCCCCACGGACCCACCCTCGGGGACTCACCCGCTTGCGGTTGATgcgcagcagctcctggctgcagcCGTTGCTGGCGGTGGCTTCGCAGAAGCACTGGTTCCCGGGCGACAAGGGCTTCAGAGAGCCTCGGCCCCCTGGCCCCTCATCCTGCTCACAGCCACAGCCAAAGACAAAGCTGGCGAGCGCGTGGCAGTGCGCCAGGAGGACAACGGCGTGCACCAGCTCTGCCAGTGACCAGCTCCACTCGCTGATtttcagcagcttctgcaggacACGGACAGACCAGCAATGTAACGCGGGCAGGCAGGGTGCCAGCACCCTCTGGGGATGCTACTGTCCCCACCACCGCCCTGGTCCCTGGCTGATGGCTCCCCCCCAATACCTCAATGTGCTCCTTGGTGATGAGCCACGGCCGGTGTGCCAGGATCTTGTTGATCTCATTGAGGTTGCGGAGTTTGGGGGGGATGAAGTCCAGGCCACGCAGCCACTGAGGATCACCCCCTGCCCGCAGGAACTGCAGCATGTGCAGGTTCACCAGGTACCGGCACTGGTgccgggcagctgcctgcaagaACAGCACACTGGCATCCCTGCACCACACCAGAGGGACAGGCGTCCCGAGACCCCACATCCACCTCTCACCCAGCCTCCCAGGCATCACGGTTTTGGCCTCTGCAGAGAAGCCcgcagcacaggctgtccagtgGAGGGAGAGCAGGGAGTCTCGCGGGGCTGAGCAGAGCCCCCCGTCCCCCCTGGCAGCTCCCAGCGGGGCTCACCATGATGGCAATGTAGTGCCGGCAGTCGAAGGGCAGCGGGCCGTCCATGTGCATCAGGTAGTGCTGCGTCTTGAGGAAGCTGTCAAGGTACTGCGGGTGGTAGCCCATCTGCTGGGTCACCGCCTCCAGCCGCCCTCGGCTCGCCAGCACCTTCACGAAGAGGAACTGTGGGCGCTCAGGGTCACTGCCAGACATCTTCACTACCTGCAGGGAATGTGCTCAGCTTAGCTCTCCCCGGAGCAGCAGCCCACCACAGCCAAAGCCGGGCTCTGCGAGAGGCTGGGATCCCCCCTCCTGGCGTGGTGCTCCCAGAGGGACACCATCACGTCAGAAGCCACCACAGAGGGCAAGGGCTCGGGttggggagctgggcagagcacTGCTCAGTGGGGTCACTGCTAGCGGGAGGACAGGCTGCAAGACACACAGGTTGGTCTCTGCCTGGTGAGCGGAAGCAAAGAGCAAATAAAGAGTGATTTTTCCTTGCAGTCTTAGAGGGGAATGCAAGGCCGGAGAAGGAGAAACACGACAGTTGAGAGACCTACCAGAACAGAGCGGCCCCTCAGCCTTACCACCAGACCCCTGCACCGCCAGCACCAAGCCCTCCTGCCCAGCACCGGGACAGGCTGAGAGCTGTGGAGCCagctgagctgctcctgggctCCTGCCCAGCAAGACAAGGGACAAGTGATGTCCTGGCACCCGCCGCGCAGTTGGGAGCACGTGAAGGGGCTCAGAGGTCTTCCCGCGCCCTGCCCAAGGAGACAGCGTGGGAGCGGGTCCCGCAGCACACAGCTGCACAGCAACTGGGTGAGGGGGGTCCACACATCCCGGGCAGCACCCGCCCCAGTCCCGCACTGGTGCCCCAGCCGAGCGCAGCCCTGAGCCACACTGCCCGAGTCCCTCTCGAGAgggtggtgggagcagagggcaggaaTGTGCAGAAGGCGCCCGGGCAGCTGCTGCGCCCCAACGTCCCTGTCGCCACGTCTCCCACCCGACAGCGGGATCTGCACCCGCAGCCTGCCGGCACCAAAGCACAGGCACAGCAGGTGCTGGCCCTTGTCACACAGAAAGTCACAGCTCCCGCTCCCAAGCCCAGGCAGCGCCCTCAGATGCAGAGGGTGTACCTCCCATCCCAGGCTCGAACCAAAATCTCCCCTGGGAGCAACTGAGCCCGCTGACATGGCTGTCATCCGCCTCCTACCCACCTCTGCGGTGCAGTCACCCAAAGGCTGGTGACCGAGGCACAGCAGCAAACCAGGAGCATATCTGCaaaccagcccctgccccaccacAACCCTGGGTTGCCACTGTCGGCCAGGACATGCGCACAGCCCTTGGAGCCCCAGCCCAGAACCCCGATGCCCCATGCACCTCGCCTTGCCAGCTACACCGAGCCTtaacttctgcagcagctcagtgtGCCGCCACGAGCAACCCGGAGGGTcagggcagtgccagcagcaacGACGAAGCTGTGGGGCATGAAGCGGAGCACCCTGGGGcgaggggtggcagagcagggccGAGCCACGCAGCAGCATGGAGCAGTCGCACCCGCACAGGCAGAGCGGGAAGCAGCTCGGACTATTATCTACTGTCCTGCGCTTCTGGTGAACACACCGTTGCCCAGGTGTCAAGAAATTTACTCGATGCCATTTGGAGCTTCCTCTTTGCTTTTGGCCAAACTggtccaaaaaaacccccaaacaccaaGTTAAAATGGGGAGGGATGAAGAGCACCAGCTTCTCTGTCGCACGGGAGAAGGTGCAAACCAGAAGTGCGCTGTGAAAGTCCTCTGCAAAGTCCCTCTGCTCAGGGAGGTGAGCTGCCCTGAGGACACCCATGGGGCTACAGCTGCCGGTCTTCTTCTGGCGGGCAGAGATGGAGGAGCCAAGGCCCTTCTGCTCGCCCTGGGGGAAGGTGGTCCCCAGCGAGGCACCCTGCGAGCAGCCCGTGCCTCAGCCTCCAGGGCCACCGGCTCTTCTCGCTCTGCTTGTCCAGGTGATGATGGAGCAAGCAACCAGGCAGACACGggctggaaggggaggaggaaggaaggaagggaaggatgaAGGCAGGTGCAGGGCAGCTCCCCACCTCAGCGCTTGTCCCCTGCCcgggctctcctgcctgctccccatgGCACCGGCTCAGCCCACGGTCTCTCCTGCTGGCACCACAAGCCGTGTCCCCCCAGCCTGTCGCACTGCTCCCAGTACCACCTTCCTCACCCCCACCAGCcacaaccctcctcctcctcctcctcccctgtgcctcctccagccctgagcAGTGGGAGCATCGCCTCCCTCCCCGGGGGGGCTTTTATGTGTCCAAGCCCCCTGAGCCCCAGCAGGGACCCGACCCCGCACCCGCCGCCAGCCTGGCCCCCTCCCTGCCGGGGCAGCGGGAGGATGTCGGGGCCCCGCCGCTCCTGCCACCGGGAGCAAGCCCGGGCAACGCCGGGAGCGGCGGGAGAGGGGCCGAAGGACCTCGCCTCCCCTTCATACCCTCCACCCCCCGACCAGGCAATGCTCCACGGTGCGAGCCCCCAGCCCGCGGGGCTCCATCCCTCCGCCCGGCGAGACCGCCGCTCCGCCGCTACCGGTGGCTCCGCCGGTGATGCTCGCTGGGGACGCGGCCGCGGCGGGCACCTCCCGCCCGACCCCCCACCCCGGCTCTCCAGGGCACGGGGGAAGTGCCGGTGCCCGCGACAGGGTCCCCGCGGCGGAGCCGGGCCCGGTAACCGGTAACCGGGGCCCCATtgtgcgggcggcggcggcagcgcccccGGTGCGCGGCGCGGGCAGTGCAGGCggagagagaaaaacaagttTGATTGGCAGTGATGGAGGCACGGCGCTCCCGCACCCCGCACAAAGGGGACGGCGACGGCGCCGCCGCACCGGTAACGGGACCGGGCCGCCCGCCACCGCGCCGGGAGAgagcggccccgccgggcccgcgcaCCGCCGGCGGGCGACGGGAGTGCCCTGGCCTGCTGGTGCCGCAGCCAGGCCGGGCTGGTGGCGGAGAGCAGGACCGAGCCCGGTGCTCCGGTGCGGGCTaccggtgccggcggggcgggtCCTACCTGCCCCGGCAGCCGCTGGCACCGGCTTCCTCGGGGGTGCTCCACGCTCTGGGGACACACGATCATGGTGAGCccgcgccgtgccgtgccgtgccgtgccgtgcccggTACCGGTGACCGACGCCGGTCCCTCCCGGCCCCTCCTGCCCCGTCGCGGCAGCCGGCAGCGCCGAGCCGGGCACCGCAGCAGCCCGAGCCGCGAGGGGCGTACCCGCCACTCCGCCTCCGCCAATCaccgctgcgggcgggcggggcctCCGGCGCCTCGCCCCCAATCGGCCGCGAAGGGGCGGAAGCCCGGCGCATCACGTGGGCGGGGTGGGAAAGTTATCCGTCCGTCATGCGCGGAGGTGGGCGGGGCTTGACTTGCCCGCCGCTGgggggcgctgcggggcggggcctgTCCCCATGGTCCCCTCGCTCGCCCCCAGGGACGGCCACAGCCCTTACCCAGCCTCAGCGCCGCCTGCCCCGctggcccggccccgccgtgcaGCCGCCCTGTGCCGGGTCCCCTTCGTCCCCTTCCCCtgcctggaggggcctggcaCTGGGGCCCGGGGACAACGGGGCAGAAGGAGGTGGTGTCGCGGGGGAGGCGGGGCAGGGGATGGAGCGGGGCAGTGGGGCACAAGGGTGACGGGGCGTGGGGACAGCAGGCACTGGGACGGGACAGCAAGACGCGAGGGGAACAGGGCCTGGGGCCAGCGGGCACTGGGGATGGAGCAGCTCCCGCCCTGAGCCGCGTGCCCAGCAGGTTCTGGAGGTCCCGGGGCTGGGAAGGTCCCTGGGCAGggctgtccccctgtccccacggCAGAGGTGGCCTTGGTGAAGGTGGGCACGGCCACGCCAGCCGCCCTGGCTGCCCCTCACCGCTCCTTGGCCTCGCGCGCTGGAGGGCAGCGTCTCCATGTCAGGTGTCCTCCTCTCCTCCGGCGTCTCCCGGGCGCTGCTCTGCCTCCCGCGCCGGCGCTCGCCCTGCAGCCGTGGGGCCTCTGCCACCAGGGACGGGACTGGATGCTCCGCGGCACCCCGAGCCCAGCACCGGGCCTCACGCCTGCGCCCACCCGCCCGGCTGCGCCCCATCCCGTCACCCGGCCCGGCTGCTCCGGGGTGCTCCAGGAGGGGCGTGAAGGACCAGCACGTCTCCTCCCGCTCAGTCCCCGCGCGacagccccgcggccacccctGCCCGCTGCGCCCCGCTGCCCCGAGCGCGGCCGAGACCCTCAGGGACAGGGGCTCCGCTTGCCCGCACACCCACCAGGCGCTCCGAAACCCACCCGGCACACCCGGTGGGTGCCCCGCGCCCGCAGGGACTCGCTGGCCCTCTCGCTCAGGCGACAACGGCAGCCGGGGGGTGCCCAGCTCGTCACACGGGTGGGTGACGGCTGGGAaagccggggcgggggcgcgggctgCCGGCGGGACCGGCCGGGGACTCCCCACCCCGGCAGCCTGCGCGGCATCCCGCCGGAGCTGGGACCCCCCGCCGCCCGCACGGAGGGGAACAGCCgggggccggcgctgcccggggagctccGGGGCAGCGGAGCCCGGAGCCGAGCCCGGAGCCGAGCCCGGGgacggagcgggcggcggggggatgggggggccggggcgggggggaggagtcTCGCCGCCGCGCGTGACGCGGACCAACATCCCGCCGCCGGTACCgggcggccggccccgccccctcgcgGCGCCAGTGACGTCAGAGGCGGTCGGTGCGCCGGcggcccctcccccagccccgcgagACCAGCGCGGCCGAGCCCCAGCGCAGCGGAGCTTTATTGCGGCGGGaagcgggggcgcggggggagcggcgggatccggggcgcggccgggcgggcccgGTGCCTCTGTGCCGGTGAGGCGGTGGCTGGGCCCCTCGGCCCCAGTGCTGCCGTGCCTGCAGCCGTTGcaccgcggggctggcggggagcggggccggcgggggtgacggtgcggggcgcgggggtgCGTCACACCCCCCGGTAGCCGCTCTGGCCGGGGCTGTGCtcggggggcgcgggcggcggcgggcggtcgCTGCCCTCCCGGAGCGGCTGGCAGCTCTGCCTGGGCGGCAGCTCGCTCACGTAGCAGATGTGCTCGCTGTAGTTGGGCTTGAAGCTCTCCACCAGGTCTTTGGGGACTCCGGCCCATTCCTCCGGGGAGAAGAGCAGGGTGAGAGGAGCCagcgcccagcccggccccgcggggcaggctgcccgcagcccccttACCTGGAAGTTGCCCTTGTGGGTGATGAAGAGCTCGTCGAAGTTTTTGCTGGGGTTGGGGATTCGGGGCATGAGGATGACCCACACCCTGCGTGGGAGAGACGTGTTGGAGGAGAAGggccccagcactgctgcccccaccagccccccgcgcccacctTTCCATGCGCACCAGCAGCACGACAAGCACCAgcaagagcaggcaggaggcaaTGGGGATCAAGACCGTGTGGATCCAGAACCAGTGCAGCTGCTCCTCCACCGTGCCTGAGGAGAGCAGTGGGGTGAGCACGCCGTGTGTGACCATGGGAGGTCAGCATCATCCGTGGCAGGGCTCAGCTGGGAGGGGAGGATGGAGAAGGGGCCCATCCCCAAGCCCTGCCACGCTGTCACCACAAGTGGCAGGTGACCCTGTCCTGTACTGTCCATGCCAGAGCAGCCGTCCAGGGCTAAGAAACACCTGGCAAAAGTCAGCGGGTCCTGCTGGCAGGGGGTGTTTGGCTTCCAGAAGTGCAAAGGACGTAGGGGCCAGTCCAGATGGGTCTCGTCCCTACAGCTGCTGCCTCACCTCAGGCCAGTTTTCCACTTGTTTGGCTGTCCCTTGCCTGCTGAGCTCCGCCAGgccccagcctgtcctgtcccactgcagcccccaggaCCTACCCTTGCTGGTGGAGTTGCTGCCCCAGACCACAGGGATGCTCCACtcgctccagagctgggtgctgccgCAGTAGCTGTTGATCTTGCTGCGCACGTAGAAGGTGTAGTACTTCTCATAGTCCACgctggggaaggagaagacaTCTCCTTTCACACGCTGCTCCTGCAGAGAGACGTGGGCCACGGTGTGAGGGCCAGCGCTGCTGTGGAGGGTGCTGCACGGCTCGTCCCCAGGCACAAAACACGGAGGTGCCACATCCGGGGGACTCTCACCGTCCAGCTGGTGTCCTTGTTGCTCTTGTACTTGACGGCGTGCTCCAGGCACTGGGCTTTGGGGTACGGGGAGGTCCAGGTGAGCTGCAGCTGGTTGCTACTCACGTTATAGATGGTCAAGTTGACAGGCGCCTCCGGTTTCACTGCAAGACAAAGGTGACGCCTGCCTGGTGAGTGCCGTCCCCGTGCCCCTGtggccctgctgccagccaggacatgatggggcagccctggggacccacagccctgcttctgccccgcagcagccccacaGAGGAGAGGGGGTGCCCCCCACCACTCCATACCCAGGTCCTGCAGCTCCATGCGCTTGCTGGGGATCTCCAGGGTCTTGCCGCCAAGGCTGgcattgacgaggacgtggaaaggctggaactggatgatctcgCTCTGGTTGAAGCGGCAGCCGATGCTGACGCCCTGGTCCTGCAGGTAGTGCTTGCACTCGACAACGGGGGACCTGTTCTCATACCTGTGCTGCAACGGGTTACTGGGGCTCCCCGAGACCCCGCAGAGCCCAGGCCTCCCCAGGACCCGTCTCCGTGGCACAACCCATCCTGCTTGCCCCGGAGACAGAGTCTCCCCTATCCTGGGCTCGGGGACGAGGAGCAGGCTGGTGCTGGGACCCGCAATGCCAGCATTGCAGGAGCCTCCCATGCGGGCACCCACCGCTGGACACCCTGCTGTGGGGCTGAATATGGGGCAAGGGCACCTACCAGTAGTAGAGGGAGTAGTTGGCTGTGAGCGTCTCTCTGCTCCCCCACGTGCAGGTCATGTACTCCTCGTTGAAGAGGACACACTCCACCCCTGCAAGTGACAGACACCACTGGGCCTGGCGGTGCTGGGCGGCTGTGCCGGGAACCAGGGGTGCTCCGGGGAGACAGAGCACGTGCCAGGGAGCCCTGCACATCCCGTCAGCCTTCCCCTGTGTGAGCCAAACAGGCCCAGctcttcccagcagagctgctgtgcagcctgcctgccctgctgggcCCCGCCACCCCGTTCACACATGCTGTGTGAGTGATGtccgggctgcaggcagccccacATCTCCCTCCAAAGGGCCGCCGGCCAGGCTGCTGTCTCTCCCGCACCTATGCCATCGGC
The Opisthocomus hoazin isolate bOpiHoa1 chromosome 14, bOpiHoa1.hap1, whole genome shotgun sequence DNA segment above includes these coding regions:
- the LOC104335751 gene encoding sestrin-3 isoform X2 — protein: METLPSSARGQGAVVKMSGSDPERPQFLFVKVLASRGRLEAVTQQMGYHPQYLDSFLKTQHYLMHMDGPLPFDCRHYIAIMAAARHQCRYLVNLHMLQFLRAGGDPQWLRGLDFIPPKLRNLNEINKILAHRPWLITKEHIEKLLKISEWSWSLAELVHAVVLLAHCHALASFVFGCGCEQDEGPGGRGSLKPLSPGNQCFCEATASNGCSQELLRINRKRSLDSCMELDSLRERVQRIHVETEDREETRLPQQDREEDTDGEVTGATNLACYMQDPDFGYQDFARRDEDQTQVFRVQDYSWEDHGFSLVNRLYSDIGHLLDEKFRMVDGLQSSAMAKRQGCEPSVFKRGIWNYIHCMFGIRYDDYDYAEVNQLLERMLKVYIKTVTCYPEKTNLEMFDRFWKQFKHSEKVHVNLLILEARMQAELLYALQAITQYMIS
- the LOC104335751 gene encoding sestrin-3 isoform X3 — its product is MSGSDPERPQFLFVKVLASRGRLEAVTQQMGYHPQYLDSFLKTQHYLMHMDGPLPFDCRHYIAIMAAARHQCRYLVNLHMLQFLRAGGDPQWLRGLDFIPPKLRNLNEINKILAHRPWLITKEHIEKLLKISEWSWSLAELVHAVVLLAHCHALASFVFGCGCEQDEGPGGRGSLKPLSPGNQCFCEATASNGCSQELLRINRKRSLDSCMELDSLRERVQRIHVETEDREETRLPQQDREEDTDGEVTGATNLACYMQDPDFGYQDFARRDEDQTQVFRVQDYSWEDHGFSLVNRLYSDIGHLLDEKFRMVDGLQSSAMAKRQGCEPSVFKRGIWNYIHCMFGIRYDDYDYAEVNQLLERMLKVYIKTVTCYPEKTNLEMFDRFWKQFKHSEKVHVNLLILEARMQAELLYALQAITQYMIS
- the LOC104335751 gene encoding sestrin-3 isoform X1; the encoded protein is MIVCPQSVEHPRGSRCQRLPGQVVKMSGSDPERPQFLFVKVLASRGRLEAVTQQMGYHPQYLDSFLKTQHYLMHMDGPLPFDCRHYIAIMAAARHQCRYLVNLHMLQFLRAGGDPQWLRGLDFIPPKLRNLNEINKILAHRPWLITKEHIEKLLKISEWSWSLAELVHAVVLLAHCHALASFVFGCGCEQDEGPGGRGSLKPLSPGNQCFCEATASNGCSQELLRINRKRSLDSCMELDSLRERVQRIHVETEDREETRLPQQDREEDTDGEVTGATNLACYMQDPDFGYQDFARRDEDQTQVFRVQDYSWEDHGFSLVNRLYSDIGHLLDEKFRMVDGLQSSAMAKRQGCEPSVFKRGIWNYIHCMFGIRYDDYDYAEVNQLLERMLKVYIKTVTCYPEKTNLEMFDRFWKQFKHSEKVHVNLLILEARMQAELLYALQAITQYMIS
- the IL2RG gene encoding cytokine receptor common subunit gamma, translated to MAVPGTFLTSVLLLLCGLGPYLDAAQSPPGVECVLFNEEYMTCTWGSRETLTANYSLYYWYENRSPVVECKHYLQDQGVSIGCRFNQSEIIQFQPFHVLVNASLGGKTLEIPSKRMELQDLVKPEAPVNLTIYNVSSNQLQLTWTSPYPKAQCLEHAVKYKSNKDTSWTEQRVKGDVFSFPSVDYEKYYTFYVRSKINSYCGSTQLWSEWSIPVVWGSNSTSKGTVEEQLHWFWIHTVLIPIASCLLLLVLVVLLVRMERVWVILMPRIPNPSKNFDELFITHKGNFQEWAGVPKDLVESFKPNYSEHICYVSELPPRQSCQPLREGSDRPPPPAPPEHSPGQSGYRGV